Proteins found in one candidate division TA06 bacterium genomic segment:
- a CDS encoding T9SS type A sorting domain-containing protein has protein sequence MLEIHAPSPSPFKYEMNMPNRRIHKKKTIEPQRPRLAARVFLVGVAFGLLCSLAALPNDSCFATAGRFTDGYDSLEKKPTYMLGLARESGPRVPWAIKESVLAPPIGWGVRKIGADSVWAAGVRGAGVVVAILDTGTRYTHVDLADHLWTNIDEIPDNGIDDDSNGYVDDYLGYDFVNGDGDPMDDNGHGTYIAGLVLGDGTAGFSTGVAPEAMLMSLKWIDSLGNGSENDIWEAVWYAVDNGADIICLAVGWADADGWRRDWWRDILTIVADSGRTIVANPGYGTGQIPRRVWMPAAVPPPWLHPDQTLRGEPAGVIAGAAIDSFDSCIGDQIGPTVWPDFPYVPGDPDLIGLLKPDLSAPGVDLISLDYRSDTAYMGPGGGSSGFASPHVAGAVALLRSAYPFSTPAEIDSLLEMTAVDLGEPGKDNFYGAGRVDVWAAYNYSVPGIEEESRRDIRGHLVEAARLECLPNPSFGSVTISYGTPNREPVKIQIYDLGGRIRREILITDRTSVQGSIQWDCTDTAGRNLPSGVYFCRLCAGDFKNTKKMMLMR, from the coding sequence TTGCTAGAAATTCATGCACCGTCCCCAAGTCCTTTCAAATATGAGATGAATATGCCAAACAGGCGAATTCACAAAAAAAAGACAATCGAACCGCAGCGCCCCCGTCTTGCTGCCAGGGTGTTCTTAGTGGGCGTGGCCTTTGGACTCCTTTGTTCGCTTGCAGCGCTCCCAAATGATTCTTGTTTCGCCACTGCCGGTCGCTTCACGGATGGCTATGATAGCCTGGAGAAGAAGCCCACATACATGCTTGGGTTGGCAAGAGAATCGGGCCCCAGGGTCCCGTGGGCCATCAAGGAAAGCGTTCTTGCGCCTCCGATCGGCTGGGGGGTAAGAAAAATAGGAGCAGACAGTGTTTGGGCTGCGGGCGTAAGGGGGGCTGGAGTGGTAGTTGCCATATTGGATACGGGAACAAGATATACCCATGTGGATCTGGCCGACCATCTATGGACTAACATAGACGAGATTCCTGACAATGGAATAGATGATGATTCGAACGGCTATGTAGATGATTATCTGGGTTATGATTTTGTGAATGGTGATGGAGACCCGATGGATGACAATGGGCATGGTACCTATATCGCAGGACTTGTTTTGGGAGATGGCACTGCAGGCTTCTCCACTGGTGTTGCGCCAGAGGCAATGCTCATGTCCCTCAAGTGGATTGACTCCCTGGGTAATGGGAGTGAGAACGACATATGGGAAGCCGTATGGTATGCGGTTGACAATGGGGCCGACATAATCTGTCTTGCGGTTGGCTGGGCGGATGCTGATGGGTGGCGTCGAGATTGGTGGCGGGACATTCTTACAATCGTAGCGGATTCTGGGAGGACTATCGTGGCAAATCCAGGGTACGGTACAGGACAGATCCCCCGTCGAGTGTGGATGCCGGCTGCCGTTCCACCACCTTGGTTACATCCTGATCAGACCCTTAGAGGTGAGCCCGCTGGCGTCATTGCTGGTGCAGCTATTGATTCTTTCGACTCTTGCATCGGGGACCAAATAGGACCTACAGTATGGCCTGACTTCCCCTATGTTCCCGGGGATCCTGATCTCATAGGTCTGCTCAAACCTGACCTGAGTGCCCCAGGCGTAGATCTTATCTCTCTTGATTATAGGAGTGACACGGCCTACATGGGACCAGGGGGAGGGTCCTCCGGCTTTGCTAGCCCTCACGTAGCGGGTGCTGTAGCGCTTCTTCGCTCTGCTTATCCATTCTCTACTCCAGCTGAGATAGACAGTTTGTTGGAGATGACTGCCGTGGACCTCGGTGAGCCTGGGAAAGACAACTTTTACGGTGCGGGTCGAGTGGATGTCTGGGCCGCCTACAACTACAGTGTGCCCGGAATCGAGGAAGAATCCCGGCGTGATATACGTGGGCATCTGGTTGAAGCAGCAAGACTTGAGTGCTTACCTAATCCCTCCTTTGGGTCAGTCACGATTTCCTATGGCACACCAAATCGAGAGCCTGTGAAGATTCAGATATATGACCTGGGAGGCAGAATAAGGCGAGAAATCCTCATCACTGACCGTACATCTGTACAAGGCAGTATCCAGTGGGACTGTACAGATACTGCGGGACGAAATCTCCCCAGCGGTGTGTACTTCTGTCGTCTATGCGCCGGGGACTTCAAAAATACTAAGAAAATGATGCTAATGCGGTGA